From the genome of Pungitius pungitius chromosome 21, fPunPun2.1, whole genome shotgun sequence, one region includes:
- the mfsd1l gene encoding major facilitator superfamily domain-containing protein 1, producing the protein MAQPAEKVYYRFVVLFFNCLLTFGSYFCFDIPSVLQDQFQGNLTCSNATVINGTVDCVPGLGMNPEQYNLLYAIYAWTNAVVVIMAGFLIDKLGNRFGVFLFSFLCVLGSSLFALGSHFRGTPYLLPLMLTGRLLFGSGNGSLTIVQNRITAFWFKGKELALAFGLTLAFSRLGSVLNFFLTQRFEEKYGMQWTLWGGAMLCVLGFVSAVLVSALDKIGMRQLGLDGAMREESRKVRIQDVKLLPLRYWLLVLTIMFFYNGIFPFIADASKFIQDKYDGYSQKEAAYVAGAVYDSSLVLSACVGILIDYVGLRGVFALACALLTLPVFGLLAFTFVAPLVSTIWLGITYSFAAASMWPSIPLVVPQATLGTAMGLATSIQMVGIGLSNLVVGQILGTKSSETKIPLWRWQRMMVFMLANTISCIVTSMLLNIVDHRQGGLLNKTTKRSGPAEGDSDREPLHPGEEEHHRDEEDRAPRSPSINS; encoded by the exons ATGGCGCAACCGGCGGAGAAAG TTTATTACCGCTTTGTGGTGCTGTTCTTCAACTGCCTGCTGACATTCGGCTCTTATTTCTGCTTCGACATCCCCAGCGTGTTGCAGGATCAGTTCCAGGGG AACCTGACGTGCTCCAATGCGACGGTAATCAACGGCACGGTGGACTGCGTGCCGGGACTGGGGATGAACCCCGAGCAGTACAACCTCCTTTACGCCATCTACGCTTGGAC GAATGCGGTGGTGGTCATCATGGCGGGATTCCTGATCGACAAGTTGGGAAACCGCT TCGGCGTGTTCCTGTTCTCCTTTCTGTGCGTCCTGGGCTCGTCGCTGTTCGCTCTGGGTTCCCACTTCAGAGGAACCCCCTACCTGCTGCCGCTGATGCTCACGGGGCGACTGCTGTTCGGCTCGGGCAACGGATCTCTGACCA TCGTTCAGAACCGCATCACGGCCTTCTGGTTCAAAGGGAAGGAGCTGGCCCTGGCTTTCGGCCTGACGCTGGCTTTCTCCCGCCTGGGCTCGGTCCTGAACTTCTTCCTCACCCAGAGGTTTGAAGAAAAGTACGGCATGCAGTGGACGCTCTGGGGCG GTGCCATGCTGTGCGTGCTGGGCTTTGTGTCTGCCGTTCTCGTCAGTGCGCTGGACAAGATCGGCATGAGGCAGCTGGGTCTGGATGGCGCCATGCGAGAAGAGTCCCGCAAAGTG aggattCAGGATGTGAAGCTCCTGCCGCTAAGATACTGGCTGCTGGTTCTCACCATCATGTTCTTCTACAACGGCATCTTCCCCTTCATTGCTGATGCCAG TAAGTTCATTCAGGATAAATACGACGGCTACAGCCAGAAGGAGGCGGCATACGTCGCCGGCGCGGTATACGACAGCTCCCTGGTCCTGTCGGCCTGCGTGGGCATTCTCATT gatTATGTTGGGCTGCGGGGCGTGTTCGCACTGGCATGTGCCCTCCTCACGCTGCCGGTGTTCGGACTGCTGGCCTTCACCTTTGTGGCTCCTCTCGTGTCCACCATCTGGCTCGGAATTACCTACTCCTTTGCTGCT GCCAGCATGTGGCCGTCCATTCCCCTCGTGGTGCCTCAGGCGACTCTGGGAACCGCCATGGGCCTCGCCACCTCCATCCAGATGGTGGGAATCGGGTTGTCGAACCTTGTCGTCGGGCAGATCCTGGGCACCAAGTCTAG CGAAACCAAGATCCCGTTGTGGCGTTGGCAAAGGATGATGGTCTTCATGTTGGCCAACACCATCAGCTGCATCGTCACCTCAATGCTGCTCAACATTGTTGACCACCGACag GGCGGCCTCCTGAACAAGACGACCAAGAGGTCGGGCCCGGCGGAGGGGGACTCGGACAGAGAGCCGCTCCACCCGGGAGAGGAAGAGCACCATCGGGATGAGGAGGACCGGGCGCCCAGATCTCCTTCCATCAACTCCTAA
- the LOC119212644 gene encoding probable crossover junction endonuclease EME2 isoform X1 yields the protein MSGVKAWEISDSEDSEAETKPDSNRDDSSQTATPRGRGAPPSGAACGHASALRPPAPDPRGTPSPARKRRSKEEAEADRRAAAERKEARERQKETRAQEKEERRREQRARKEAAENVRRLRPENLLRCLQVGVDPALLQHGGSDILLDTLAAFEWRFTIESQQLPHSITWTRDSPQGTDGSVEEEQVALVLVLNDFVDMVISVKKMLDSGGEETGTGSFLSPVLEYLNRDDKKLVTVLVTHSPADYRTGACGGYLLDETLRSKSGMENLEVEEVLVYLQLCKNISLVFLDGWQEVTNHVCAVTKALSKRPFKLLTERAELPFCVDGAWAGGARVERDGSGLIQVWSRQIQQLNRVSPAVASTVTAAYRSPQLLMQAYQSVESEEDRKGLLAGLLVKSGGKERRVGPEISARVYHCFTAQNPQLVLD from the exons ATGTCCGGAGTCAAGGCGTGGGAGATATCCGACTCCGAGGACAGCGAAGCGGAGACCAAACCAGACTCGAACCGCGACGACAGCAGTCAAACAGCGACGCCCCGCGGCCGCGGAGCCCCCCCGTCGGGCGCGGCGTGCGGTCACGCGTCCGCCTTGCGGCCCCCCGCACCGGATCCGCGAGGCACACCGAGCCCCGCTAGAAAACGCCGCTccaaggaggaggcggaggccgACCGACGTGCGGCCGCCGAGAGGAAGGAGGCGAGGGAGAGGCAGAAGGAAACGAGAGCccaagagaaggaggagaggagacgagagcaGCGCGCGAGGAAAGAGGCCGCGGAGAACGTGAGGCGTCTCCGGCCCGAGAACCTCCTCAGGTGTCTTCAGGTCGGCGTGGATCCAG ctCTTCTGCAACACGGAGGCTCGGACATCCTGCTGGACACCCTGGCTGCCTTTGAGTGGCGGTTCACCATCGAGAGCCAGCAGCTTCCACACAGCATCACCTGGACCAGAGATTCGCCTCAG GGCACAGATGGCTCGGTGGAAGAGGAGCAGGTGGCCCTGGTGCTGGTTCTGAATGACTTTGTGGACATGGTGATCTCTGTGAAGAAA ATGCTCgacagcgggggggaggagacgggaACGGGGTCTTTCCTCAGTCCAGTGTTGGAGTATCTCAATCGGGACGACAAGAAGCTGGTCACTGTCTTAGTGACGCACTCTCCGGCTGATTACAG GACCGGTGCGTGTGGCGGTTATCTACTAGATGAGACGCTACGATCCAAATCGGGGATGGAGAACCTGGAAGTGGAGGAG GTTCTCGTGTACCTACAGCTCTGCAAGAACATCAGTCTGGTCTTCCTGGACGGCTGGCAGGAGGTCACCAACCACGTGTGCGCCGTCACCAAGGCCCTGTCGAAGCGCCCCTTCAA ACTGCTGACGGAGCGAGCGGAGCTGCCCTTCTGCGTGGACGGCGCCTGGGCCGGCGGGGCTCGGGTGGAGAGGGACGGCTCCGGGCTGATCCAGGTCTGGAGCAGGCAGATCCAGCAGCTGAACCGAGTCAGCCCCGCTGTGGCCTCCACCGTGACCGCCGCCTACCGGTCCCCTCAGCTGCTGATGCAG gcataCCAGAGCGTGGAGTCCGAGGAGGACAGAAAGGGGCTGCTGGCCGGCCTCCTGGTGAAAAgtggaggaaaagagagacGAGTGGGACCGGAGATATCGGCTAGAGTTTACCACTGCTTCACTGCCCAAAACCCCCAGCTGGTGCTGGACTGA
- the atp6v0cb gene encoding ATPase H+ transporting V0 subunit cb, with protein sequence MSAESPEYSPFFAVMGASAAMVFSALGAAYGTAKSGTGIAAMSVMRPELIMKSIIPVVMAGIIAIYGLVVAVLIANNISEKVTLYKSFLHLGAGLSVGLSGLAAGFAIGIVGDAGVRGTAQQPRLFVGMILILIFAEVLGLYGLIVALILSTK encoded by the exons ATGTCGGCCGAAAGTCCCGAATACTCTCCGTTCTTCGCAGTGATGGGCGCCTCTGCGGCGATGGTCTTCAGCG CCTTGGGTGCCGCCTACGGCACGGCCAAGAGCGGCACGGGGATCGCCGCCATGTCGGTGATGAGGCCGGAGCTCATCATGAAGTCCATCATCCCAGTGGTCATGGCGGGTATTATAGCCATCTACGGTCTGGTGGTAGCGGTGCTTATTGCCAACAACATCTCCGAGAAGGTCACCCTCTACAA gagcTTCCTTCATCTGGGAGCCGGGCTGAGCGTGGGCCTCAGCGGGTTGGCGGCAGGTTTCGCCATCGGCATCGTGGGCGACGCCGGCGTGAGGGGCACGGCTCAGCAGCCCAGGCTCTTCGTGGGAATGATCCTCATCTTGATCTTCGCCGAGGTCTTGGGTCTCTACGGGCTCATCGTCGCCCTCATTCTGTCCACGAAATAA
- the nubp2 gene encoding cytosolic Fe-S cluster assembly factor nubp2 — protein MEQSNDGNLSQVRHVVLVLSGKGGVGKSTITTELALALRHAGKKVGILDVDLCGPSIPHMLGVGRPDVHQCDSGWVPVYTDAQKGLALMSIGFLLEDPDEAVVWRGPKKTAMIAQFVSDVAWGELDVLLVDTPPGTSDEHLAVLENLKKHRVDGAVLVTTPQAVSTGDVRREITFCKKTGVRILGIIENMSGFVCPHCSECSNIFSKGGGEELAKLTGSTFLGAVPLDPLLSGATEEGADFIRSFPDSASFSAISAISSALLRDLEGA, from the exons ATGGAACAAAGTAATG ACGGGAACTTGTCGCAGGTTCGGCACGTCGTGTTGGTCCTGTCGGGGAAGGGCGGCGTGGGCAAGAGCACCATCACCACCGAGCTGGCACTGGCCCTCAGGCATGCTGGCAAAAAG GTCGGCATCCTGGACGTGGACCTGTGTGGGCCCAGTATCCCCCACATGCTCGGCGTGGGGCGGCCTGACGTGCACCAGTGTGACTCCGGGTGGGTGCCGGTCTACACCGACGCCCAGAAGGGCCTCGCGCTGATGTCCATCGGCTTCCTGCTGGAGGACCCAGATGAAGCAGTGGTATGGAGGGGGCCCAAAAAAACAG CTATGATAGCGCAGTTTGTGTCAGATGTAGCGTGGGGAGAGCTGGACGTGCTGCTTGTGGACACACCACCAGGGACATCGGACGAACATCTGGCAGTGCTGGAGAACCTTAAGAAACACAGGGTGGACGGAGCTGTCCTGGTCACCACACCTCAG GCGGTATCCACGGGGGACGTGAGGAGGGAGATCACCTTTTGTAAAAAGACGGGTGTACGGATCCTGGGCATCATCGAGAACATGAGTGGATTTGTTTGTCCACACTGCTCA GAATGCAGCAATATATTCTCAAAAGGTGGAGGTGAAGAATTAGCCAAGTTGACTGGCTCAACGTTCCTGG GTGCCGTGCCCCTGGATCCTCTGCTCAGCGGCGCCACGGAGGAGGGCGCCGACTTCATCCGCTCGTTTCCCGATAGCGCCTCGTTCAGCGCCATCAGCGCCATCTCCAGCGCGCTCCTCCGCGACCTGGAAGGCGCGTGA
- the spsb3b gene encoding SPRY domain-containing SOCS box protein 3 isoform X2 — MATSLDFQLPAACVNQISEAESEADHLQSPRAASEALASPNADPVTGESFCRCDRREEPSGGDCLCGEEDEGFDWEWDEHFKSSGALLSCGNRKVGFHSDYSCGTAAIRGTKELADGQHFWEVKMTSPVYGTDMMVGIGTAEVNMDKFNFNFGSLLGHDEDSWGLSYTGLLQHKGDKVKFLSRFGQGSIIGVHLDTWHGTLTFYKNRRCIGVAATKLQNKKFYPMVCSTAARSSMKVIRACWTPTSLQYLCCARLRQTLPRRCPDPLAAAELPPGLHAFLHVRLGWVFSLSGGPGDPERREDPPAGPHRETSSPCGPRRGSSAPSAFLDAAPCRMSPQTTPRPPSGEYDSCGSEPEDYQSKRCRWA; from the exons ATGGCCACGTCTCTCGACTTCCAACTTCCTGCTGCTTGTGTCAACCAGATCAGCGAGGCAGAGTCAGAGGCGGATCACCTGCAGAGTCCTCGCGCGGCGTCCGAGGCGCTCGCCTCGCCCAACGCAGATCCGGTGACCGGCGAGTCTTTCTGCCGGTGTGACCGGCGAGAGGAGCCCAGCGGCGGCGACTGCCTCtgcggggaggaggacgagg GCTTTGACTGGGAGTGGGACGAGCACTTCAAGTCTTCGGGGGCCCTCCTCAGCTGTGGCAACAGGAAGGTGGGCTTTCACTCGGACTACAGCTGCGGCACGGCGGCCATCCGCGGCACCAAGGAGCTCGCGGACGGCCAGCACTTCTGGGAGGTCAAGATGACCTCGCCCGTCTACGGAACCGACATG ATGGTGGGAATTGGAACTGCGGAGGTGAACATGGACAAGTTCAATTTCAACTTTGGCAGCCTCCTGGGCCACGATGAAGACAGCTGGGGACTCTCCTACACAG GACTTCTCCAGCACAAAGGGGACAAAGTGAAGTTCTTGTCCCGGTTTGGCCAGGGCTCCATCATAGGAGTGCACCTGGACACCTGGCACGGCACCCTGACCTTCTACAAGAATCGGCGCTGCATAG GCGTCGCTGCGACGAAGCTGCAGAACAAGAAGTTCTACCCCATGGTGTGCTCCACAGCGGCTAGGAGCAGCATGAAGGTGATCCGGGCCTGCTGGACACCCACCTCGCTGCAGTACCTTTGCTGCGCCCGCCTCCGCCAAACGCTGCCCCGCCGCTGCCCCGACCCGCTGGCCGCCGCTGAGCTGCCCCCGGGCCTCCACGCGTTCCTCCACGTGCGGCTCGGCTGGGTCTTCTCCCTCAGCGGCGGCCCAGGCGACCCGGAGCGGCGCGAGGACCCGCCCGCCGGTCCCCACCGGGAGACCAGCTCGCCCTGTGGCCCCCGCCGAGGCTCCTCTGCCCCGAGCGCCTTTCTTGACGCGGCCCCCTGTCGAATGTCACCTCAAACTACACCGCGCCCTCCGAGCGGCGAGTACGACAGCTGCGGCTCTGAGCCGGAGGACTACCAGAGCAAAAGGTGCCGCTGGGCGTGA
- the spsb3b gene encoding SPRY domain-containing SOCS box protein 3 isoform X1 yields MFTSVLLQSGAECKLHLSHSPLQRHTGNQRSHCGTVYRMTTVSHRAAAALRGGRNCRARHLAGSETGIHALDDRTTTQISEAESEADHLQSPRAASEALASPNADPVTGESFCRCDRREEPSGGDCLCGEEDEGFDWEWDEHFKSSGALLSCGNRKVGFHSDYSCGTAAIRGTKELADGQHFWEVKMTSPVYGTDMMVGIGTAEVNMDKFNFNFGSLLGHDEDSWGLSYTGLLQHKGDKVKFLSRFGQGSIIGVHLDTWHGTLTFYKNRRCIGVAATKLQNKKFYPMVCSTAARSSMKVIRACWTPTSLQYLCCARLRQTLPRRCPDPLAAAELPPGLHAFLHVRLGWVFSLSGGPGDPERREDPPAGPHRETSSPCGPRRGSSAPSAFLDAAPCRMSPQTTPRPPSGEYDSCGSEPEDYQSKRCRWA; encoded by the exons ATGTTTACGTCTGTCTTGTTGCAAAGTGGGGCAGAGTGTAAActccacctgtcacacagtccgttacagAGACACACGGGCAATCAAAGGAGCCACTGCGGGACCGTGTACAGGATGACGACTGTGAG CCACAGAGCCGCCGCCGCGCTGAGAGGAGGCCGGAACTGCCGCGCTCGGCATTTGGCCGGCAGCGAGACGGGGATCCACGCGCTGGACGATCGGACAACGACACAG ATCAGCGAGGCAGAGTCAGAGGCGGATCACCTGCAGAGTCCTCGCGCGGCGTCCGAGGCGCTCGCCTCGCCCAACGCAGATCCGGTGACCGGCGAGTCTTTCTGCCGGTGTGACCGGCGAGAGGAGCCCAGCGGCGGCGACTGCCTCtgcggggaggaggacgagg GCTTTGACTGGGAGTGGGACGAGCACTTCAAGTCTTCGGGGGCCCTCCTCAGCTGTGGCAACAGGAAGGTGGGCTTTCACTCGGACTACAGCTGCGGCACGGCGGCCATCCGCGGCACCAAGGAGCTCGCGGACGGCCAGCACTTCTGGGAGGTCAAGATGACCTCGCCCGTCTACGGAACCGACATG ATGGTGGGAATTGGAACTGCGGAGGTGAACATGGACAAGTTCAATTTCAACTTTGGCAGCCTCCTGGGCCACGATGAAGACAGCTGGGGACTCTCCTACACAG GACTTCTCCAGCACAAAGGGGACAAAGTGAAGTTCTTGTCCCGGTTTGGCCAGGGCTCCATCATAGGAGTGCACCTGGACACCTGGCACGGCACCCTGACCTTCTACAAGAATCGGCGCTGCATAG GCGTCGCTGCGACGAAGCTGCAGAACAAGAAGTTCTACCCCATGGTGTGCTCCACAGCGGCTAGGAGCAGCATGAAGGTGATCCGGGCCTGCTGGACACCCACCTCGCTGCAGTACCTTTGCTGCGCCCGCCTCCGCCAAACGCTGCCCCGCCGCTGCCCCGACCCGCTGGCCGCCGCTGAGCTGCCCCCGGGCCTCCACGCGTTCCTCCACGTGCGGCTCGGCTGGGTCTTCTCCCTCAGCGGCGGCCCAGGCGACCCGGAGCGGCGCGAGGACCCGCCCGCCGGTCCCCACCGGGAGACCAGCTCGCCCTGTGGCCCCCGCCGAGGCTCCTCTGCCCCGAGCGCCTTTCTTGACGCGGCCCCCTGTCGAATGTCACCTCAAACTACACCGCGCCCTCCGAGCGGCGAGTACGACAGCTGCGGCTCTGAGCCGGAGGACTACCAGAGCAAAAGGTGCCGCTGGGCGTGA
- the LOC119212644 gene encoding probable crossover junction endonuclease EME2 isoform X2: protein MSGVKAWEISDSEDSEAETKPDSNRDDSSQTATPRGRGAPPSGAACGHASALRPPAPDPRGTPSPARKRRSKEEAEADRRAAAERKEARERQKETRAQEKEERRREQRARKEAAENVRRLRPENLLRCLQVGVDPGTACCLQVQTFVCACFFSSFPALLQHGGSDILLDTLAAFEWRFTIESQQLPHSITWTRDSPQGTDGSVEEEQVALVLVLNDFVDMVISVKKMLDSGGEETGTGSFLSPVLEYLNRDDKKLVTVLVTHSPADYRTGACGGYLLDETLRSKSGMENLEVEEVLVYLQLCKNISLVFLDGWQEVTNHVCAVTKALSKRPFKLLTERAELPFCVDGAWAGGARVERDGSGLIQVWSRQIQQLNRVSPAVASTVTAAYRSPQLLMQAYQSVESEEDRKGLLAGLLVKSGGKERRVGPEISARVYHCFTAQNPQLVLD, encoded by the exons ATGTCCGGAGTCAAGGCGTGGGAGATATCCGACTCCGAGGACAGCGAAGCGGAGACCAAACCAGACTCGAACCGCGACGACAGCAGTCAAACAGCGACGCCCCGCGGCCGCGGAGCCCCCCCGTCGGGCGCGGCGTGCGGTCACGCGTCCGCCTTGCGGCCCCCCGCACCGGATCCGCGAGGCACACCGAGCCCCGCTAGAAAACGCCGCTccaaggaggaggcggaggccgACCGACGTGCGGCCGCCGAGAGGAAGGAGGCGAGGGAGAGGCAGAAGGAAACGAGAGCccaagagaaggaggagaggagacgagagcaGCGCGCGAGGAAAGAGGCCGCGGAGAACGTGAGGCGTCTCCGGCCCGAGAACCTCCTCAGGTGTCTTCAGGTCGGCGTGGATCCAGGTACCGcgtgctgccttcaggtgca AActtttgtgtgtgcttgttttttttcttcttttccagctCTTCTGCAACACGGAGGCTCGGACATCCTGCTGGACACCCTGGCTGCCTTTGAGTGGCGGTTCACCATCGAGAGCCAGCAGCTTCCACACAGCATCACCTGGACCAGAGATTCGCCTCAG GGCACAGATGGCTCGGTGGAAGAGGAGCAGGTGGCCCTGGTGCTGGTTCTGAATGACTTTGTGGACATGGTGATCTCTGTGAAGAAA ATGCTCgacagcgggggggaggagacgggaACGGGGTCTTTCCTCAGTCCAGTGTTGGAGTATCTCAATCGGGACGACAAGAAGCTGGTCACTGTCTTAGTGACGCACTCTCCGGCTGATTACAG GACCGGTGCGTGTGGCGGTTATCTACTAGATGAGACGCTACGATCCAAATCGGGGATGGAGAACCTGGAAGTGGAGGAG GTTCTCGTGTACCTACAGCTCTGCAAGAACATCAGTCTGGTCTTCCTGGACGGCTGGCAGGAGGTCACCAACCACGTGTGCGCCGTCACCAAGGCCCTGTCGAAGCGCCCCTTCAA ACTGCTGACGGAGCGAGCGGAGCTGCCCTTCTGCGTGGACGGCGCCTGGGCCGGCGGGGCTCGGGTGGAGAGGGACGGCTCCGGGCTGATCCAGGTCTGGAGCAGGCAGATCCAGCAGCTGAACCGAGTCAGCCCCGCTGTGGCCTCCACCGTGACCGCCGCCTACCGGTCCCCTCAGCTGCTGATGCAG gcataCCAGAGCGTGGAGTCCGAGGAGGACAGAAAGGGGCTGCTGGCCGGCCTCCTGGTGAAAAgtggaggaaaagagagacGAGTGGGACCGGAGATATCGGCTAGAGTTTACCACTGCTTCACTGCCCAAAACCCCCAGCTGGTGCTGGACTGA